From Anthonomus grandis grandis chromosome 20, icAntGran1.3, whole genome shotgun sequence, the proteins below share one genomic window:
- the LOC126747939 gene encoding uncharacterized protein LOC126747939 yields the protein MLLLGTVAIMESHHFPFDNLVTASLRSVPSAHCANKEDSEILLSTAKVLVFDCNGKSHEVRALLDCGSQSNFISSELASQLKLKVEEVNLSVISVNSSVTKCNETLEVKVQSQFTEFSMNLKVFVLNKITNNLPLRFVNRNNLKIPCNLFLADPTFNVPGAIDLLLGVNVFYDLLSIGQIRIAENMPVLQKSKLGWLISGSVSLNSPVNKIVNRNEDESVNFMQTVCSFTSNANIQRQMEQFWRLEELQPKKILKREEQECEDLFVKTTLHHAEDGKFVVELPTFKEIENIGDSREMAIKRFEKLEKRLTGNEKIKREYSDFMKEYEELGHMTEISENEIESNSPTYYMPHHPVIKETSTTTKLRVVFDASAKTTNNASLNKMLKCGPVIQDERYAILLRFREHNFVIGADIEKMYRQVWIKAEFRDLQRIVWRENPGEILKHYKLNTVTYGTTPASFLAIRSLHMSADEEQEYFPEACKEIKRNFYVDDYFSGSSTIDGAIKLKNDISKVLSKSGFNLRKWVTNNKSILEQNENTSIKHYLVEDKMSKILGIAWNVENDSLQYLVNLKDDDKCTKRSILSIISKIFDPLGLIGPIIITAKIIMQKLWSENLDWDEPVSESLLVLWRKFCQELPAVNEINIPRHVMCFKSVFTELHGLCDASERAFGACVYLRSIDENGDIKSFLLCAKSKVAPLKTLTLPRLELCGALLLTRLMNKVTESLSFNVNKVYYWTYSKIVLAWISVEAASWTVFVAHRVAEIQLNSNVSNWNHVDTVNNPADLISRGCVPEKLMNSQLWWTGPSWLSQESRTWPDGSFCSEVDIPEQRKTIQVFEYLSLEGIKWNFIPPRSPHFGGLWESHVRLAKYHLKRIVVQHFWDRWYRECFSELNKRSKWRYQNGPNVKVGDMVLLKEDNLPPLQWLMGRIEQVFPGSDNVVRVVLVKTSKGNSILLGLTPDVLKTKLLCEKHFSDDDYRTEKKHYLKLNAVPKKYFDQNEDQSNLKVQTPTKTYSMKKRTIPFESPIASKKRAFNEELEHQNSQLLEEIMDLPFGQMTPRKAKKLKFKAC from the exons TGCTCACTGTGCGAATAAGGAAGATAGCGAAATTCTGTTATCAACGGCAAAAGTGTTGGTGTTTGATTGTAATGGTAAGTCGCATGAAGTGCGGGCTTTGTTAGATTGTGGCTCTCAGAGCAATTTTATATCTAGTGAGTTAGCCTCTCAATTAAAGTTAAAAGTAGAAGAAGTAAACTTGTCAGTTATTAGTGTAAATAGTTCAGTGACAAAGTGTAATGAAACTTTAGAAGTCAAAGTGCAGTCTCAATTTACCGAGTTTTCAATGAATTTAAAggtatttgtattaaataaaattacaaataacttACCTTTACGTTTTGTAAATAGAAATAACCTTAAAATCCCGTGTAACTTATTTTTGGCAGATCCTACTTTTAATGTGCCAGGTGCAATAGATTTATTGTTAggtgtaaatgtattttatgattTGTTATCAATTGGACAAATTAGGATCGCTGAAAATATGCCTGTGCTGCAAAAATCCAAGTTAGGATGGTTAATATCCGGAAGTGTGTCATTAAATAGTcctgtaaataaaattgtaaatagaaATGAAGACGAAAGTGTTAATTTTATGCAAACAGTTTGCAGTTTCACTTCGAATGCCAATATTCAAAGGCAAATGGAGCAGTTTTGGCGGTTGGAGGAGTTGCAgccaaagaaaatattaaaaagggaAGAGCAGGAGTGCGAAGACTTATTTGTAAAGACTACGTTACATCATGCTGAGGATGGAAAGTTTGTTGTGGAGTTGCCCACATTTAAGGAAATCGAAAACATCGGAGATTCAAGAGAGATGGCAATTAAAAGATTTGAGAAGTTAGAAAAAAGATTGACTggcaatgaaaaaattaaaagggaaTATAGTGACTTTATGAAGGAGTATGAGGAGTTGGGACACATGACAGAAATATCAGAAAATGAAATTGAGAGTAATAGCCCAACCTATTATATGCCTCATCATCCTGTAATTAAAGAGACCAGTACGACCACAAAACTAAGAGTTGTTTTTGACGCGAGTGCCAAAACAACTAACAATgcaagtttaaataaaatgttgaagTGCGGGCCAGTGATCCAGGATGAGCGGTATGCCATTCTGCTACGATTTAGAGAGCATAATTTTGTAATAGGGGCGGATATCGAGAAAATGTACAGGCAAGTCTGGATCAAGGCTGAGTTCAGAGATCTTCAACGCATAGTATGGAGAGAAAATCCTGGTGAAATATTGAAGCACTATAAATTAAACACGGTGACATATGGAACCACGCCTGCATCTTTTTTGGCTATTCGTAGTTTGCATATGTCCGCTGATGAAGAACAAGAATATTTTCCAGAAGCATGCAAGGAAATCAAACGAAACTTCTACGTCGATGATTATTTTTCGGGGTCGTCAACGATAGATGGAGCAATTAAGTTGAAGAATGACATTTccaaagttttatccaaatctgGATTCAACTTGAGAAAATGGGTGACTAATAATAAATCGATATTGGAGCAAAATGAGAATACTTCTATCAAGCATTATCTTGTAGAAgataaaatgtctaaaattttaGGAATCGCATGGAATGTCGAAAATGATAGCTTGCAATATCTTGTGAATTTAAAAGATGACGATAAATGTACCAAAAGGAgtatattatcaataatttccaaaatatttgatccaCTGGGCTTGATAGGTCCAATTATCATAACGGCTAAAATTATAATGCAGAAATTATGGAGTGAAAATCTGGATTGGGATGAACCAGTTTCGGAATCACTATTAGTCCTTTGGAGAAAATTTTGTCAAGAATTACCTGCAGTAAATGAGATTAACATACCAAGGCATGTAATGTGTTTCAAATCTGTTTTTACAGAACTGCACGGCTTGTGCGACGCATCGGAGCGAGCGTTCGGTGCTTGTGTCTATCTCCGTTCTATAGACGAAAACGGAGATATTAAGTCATTTTTATTGTGTGCTAAGTCAAAGGTCGCACCTTTGAAAACTTTGACTTTGCCTAGGTTGGAGTTGTGCGGAGCTTTGCTGTTGACGAGACTTATGAATAAAGTGACAGAGTCTTTAagtttcaatgtaaataaaGTGTATTATTGGACATACTCAAAAATTGTGCTAGCATGGATTTCTGTAGAGGCTGCTAGTTGGACAGTGTTTGTGGCGCACAGGGTAGCGGAAATACAGCTTAACTCAAATGTTAGCAATTGGAATCATGTAGATACAGTGAATAATCCAGCAGATTTGATTTCGAGAGGATGCGTCccagaaaaattaatgaattccCAGTTGTGGTGGACAGGACCCTCTTGGTTAAGTCAAGAATCCCGAACATGGCCAGATGGTTCATTTTGTTCCGAGGTAGACATTCCGGAGCAGCGAAAAACCATACAG gtttttgaatatttgtcaCTAGAAGGTATAAAGTGGAACTTTATACCTCCAAGATCACCCCACTTTGGAGGATTGTGGGAGTCTCATGTAAGGCTAGCTAAATACCATTTGAAGAGGATAGTGG tGCAACATTTCTGGGACAGATGGTACCGGGAATGTTTTAGTGAGCTTAATAAGCGTTCAAAGTGGCGTTACCAAAACGGACCTAATGTGAAAGTTGGTGATATGGTACTTTTAAAGGAGGATAATCTTCCCCCATTACAATGGTTGATGGGAAGAATTGAACAGGTTTTTCCGGGTTCGGACAATGTCGTACGCGTAGTGCTCGTTAAAACGTCAAAAG GAAACTCCATACTTTTGGGCTTAACTCCAGATGTCCTGAAGACAAAACTTTTATGTGAGAAACATTTTTCCGACGATGATTACAGAACTGAGAAAAAGCACTATTTGAAATTGAACGCTGTTCCCAAAAAGTATTTTGACCAAAATGAAGATCAAAGCAATTTAAAGGTTCAAACTCCCACCAAGACCTATTCCATGAAAAAGCGCACCATTCCTTTTGAAAGTCCGATAGCTTCGAAAAAGCGCGCCTTTAATGAGGAGCTGGAACATCAAAATTCACAATTACTCGAAGAAATCATGGACCTTCCATTTGGACAAATGACTCCACGAAAAGCTAAAAAGCTAAAATTCAAAGCTTgttag